The following proteins are encoded in a genomic region of Coffea eugenioides isolate CCC68of chromosome 6, Ceug_1.0, whole genome shotgun sequence:
- the LOC113773363 gene encoding phosphatidylinositol 4-phosphate 5-kinase 9-like isoform X2 — MLPSYHHHVQKYENTLITKFFGLHRIKPSSGQKFRFVVMGNMFCTELRIHRRFDLKGSSLGRSADKVEIDENTILKDLDLNYCFFLEPSWRESLLKQIEIDSKFLESQHIMDYSLLLGVHYRAPQHLRSLMSTSRRMTADGLEIVAEEEAMEDEISPQGLILVPRGGDDNGVVVGSHIRGSRLRTSSATGNEEVDLLLPGTARLQIQLGVNMPARAEHTPGNDDNQIFHEAYDVVLYLGIIDILQEYNITKKIEHAYKSIQFDSISISAVDPTFYSQRFLEFIQKVFPPNTVAN; from the exons ATGCTCCCATCCTATCATCACCATGTGCAAAAATATGAGAACACGCTGATCACCAAGTTTTTTGGCCTTCACAGGATAAAGCCTTCTAGTGGTCAAAAG TTTCGCTTTGTTGTAATGGGGAATATGTTTTGCACAGAGCTCAGGATCCATAGAAGGTTTGATCTAAAAGGTTCTTCATTGGGACGTTCAGCAGACAAGGTTGAAATTGATGAGAACACAATACTTAAAGATCTGGACTTGAACTATTGCTTTTTTTTAGAACCTTCATGGCGTGAATCCCTTCTGAA GCAGATTGAAATTGATAGCAAATTTCTGGAATCACAGCACATAATGGATTATAGCCTTTTGCTGGGGGTTCACTACCGAGCTCCTCAACACCTAAGATCTCTCATGTCGACCAGCAGACGGATGACGGCAGATGGACTGGAAATTGTTGCAGAAGAAG AGGCTATGGAGGATGAAATATCTCCACAAGGCCTCATACTGGTCCCTCGTGGTGGTGATGACAATGGTGTTGTCGTGGGTTCCCATATTAGAGGTAGCAGATTACGGACATCGTCTGCAACTGGCAATGAGGAAGTGGATCTTCTCCTTCCCGGTACAGCAAG GCTCCAGATCCAGCTTGGAGTTAATATGCCTGCAAGAGCAGAGCATACTCCGGGAAATGATGACAACCAGATATTTCACGAGGCTTATGATGTTGTTTTGTATCTGGGCATCATTGACATATTACAAGAGTACAACATAACCAAGAAGATAGAACATGCATACAAGTCTATCCAGTTTGATTCCATTTCCATATCTGCCGTGGATCCTACTTTCTATTCCCAGAGGTTCCTGGAATTTATTCAGAAGGTGTTCCCTCCAAATACAGTAGCAAATTAG
- the LOC113773362 gene encoding splicing factor 3A subunit 2, with protein MDREWGSKPGSGGAASAQNEAIDRRERLRRLALETIDLAKDPYFMRNHLGSYECKLCLTLHNNEGNYLAHTQGKRHQTNLAKRAAREAKEAPAQPQPHKRKIALKKSVKIGRPGYRVTKQFDPETKQRSLLFQIEYPEIEDNTKPRHRFMSSFEQKIQPFDKRYQFLLFAAEPYEIIAFKVPSTEIDKSTPKFFSHWDQDSKMFTLQLYFKSKPPEANKPQSASAANGTAAPAAPPRPALPPPQAPPPPPPPQGLPLAAPSGNIPRGPPSISGSVPPPPPIANGSMPPGGTLPAPPPPIGSGAMANFTPGTQMGRPPMAPPQGFQGPPPPPNMG; from the exons ATGGATAGAGAATGGGGTTCGAAGCCAGGCAGCGGAGGTGCTGCCTCCGCCCAGAATGAGGCCATTGACCGGCGAGAACGGTTGCGACGACTTGCCCTCGAGACTATCGACCTTGCAAAAGATCCCTATTTTATGCGCAATCATCTGGGCAGCTACGAGTGCAAGCTGTGTTTGACGCTACACAACAATGAGGGGAACTATTTGGCTCACACGCAAGGGAAACGCCACCAGACTAATTTGGCTAAAAGAGCCGCTCGCGAAGCCAAGGAGGCTCCTGCTCAACCCCAGCCTCACAAGCGGAAAATTGCACTTAAAAAATCGG TTAAAATTGGCAGGCCTGGATATCGAGTGACAAAGCAATTTGATCCAGAGACAAAACAAAGGTCACTTCTCTTCCAG ATTGAGTATCCTGAGATTGAAGACAACACAAAGCCAAGGCACCGTTTTATGTCATCCTTTGAGCAG AAAATCCAACCTTTTGACAAAAGATATCAGTTTCTTCTATTTGCGGCTGAACCTTATGAAATCATTGCTTTCAAG GTTCCTAGCACGGAGATTGATAAATCAACTCCCAAGTTCTTCTCACACTGGGATCAAGACTCTAAAATGTTTACG CTCCAGCTATACTTCAAGTCAAAGCCACCTGAAGCAAATAAACCTCAATCTGCTTCTGCAGCCAATGGGACAGCGGCTCCTGCTGCTCCACCTAGGCCTGCGCTGCCTCCACCTCAAGctccaccaccacctccaccacctcAGGGACTCCCTCTGGCAGCTCCATCAGGGAATATTCCAAGAGGTCCACCTTCTATATCTGGTTCCGTTCCCCCTCCGCCACCTATAGCAAATGGTTCTATGCCTCCTGGTGGAACTTTGCCTGCTCCACCACCCCCAATTGGCAGTGGCGCAATGGCTAATTTTACTCCTGGTACACAAATGGGAAGACCGCCAATGGCGCCTCCACAAGGCTTTCAAGGGCCACCTCCACCACCGAATATGGGTTGA
- the LOC113773363 gene encoding phosphatidylinositol 4-phosphate 5-kinase 9-like isoform X1 — translation MLPSYHHHVQKYENTLITKFFGLHRIKPSSGQKFRFVVMGNMFCTELRIHRRFDLKGSSLGRSADKVEIDENTILKDLDLNYCFFLEPSWRESLLKQIEIDSKFLESQHIMDYSLLLGVHYRAPQHLRSLMSTSRRMTADGLEIVAEEEAMEDEISPQGLILVPRGGDDNGVVVGSHIRGSRLRTSSATGNEEVDLLLPGTASRLQIQLGVNMPARAEHTPGNDDNQIFHEAYDVVLYLGIIDILQEYNITKKIEHAYKSIQFDSISISAVDPTFYSQRFLEFIQKVFPPNTVAN, via the exons ATGCTCCCATCCTATCATCACCATGTGCAAAAATATGAGAACACGCTGATCACCAAGTTTTTTGGCCTTCACAGGATAAAGCCTTCTAGTGGTCAAAAG TTTCGCTTTGTTGTAATGGGGAATATGTTTTGCACAGAGCTCAGGATCCATAGAAGGTTTGATCTAAAAGGTTCTTCATTGGGACGTTCAGCAGACAAGGTTGAAATTGATGAGAACACAATACTTAAAGATCTGGACTTGAACTATTGCTTTTTTTTAGAACCTTCATGGCGTGAATCCCTTCTGAA GCAGATTGAAATTGATAGCAAATTTCTGGAATCACAGCACATAATGGATTATAGCCTTTTGCTGGGGGTTCACTACCGAGCTCCTCAACACCTAAGATCTCTCATGTCGACCAGCAGACGGATGACGGCAGATGGACTGGAAATTGTTGCAGAAGAAG AGGCTATGGAGGATGAAATATCTCCACAAGGCCTCATACTGGTCCCTCGTGGTGGTGATGACAATGGTGTTGTCGTGGGTTCCCATATTAGAGGTAGCAGATTACGGACATCGTCTGCAACTGGCAATGAGGAAGTGGATCTTCTCCTTCCCGGTACAGCAAG CAGGCTCCAGATCCAGCTTGGAGTTAATATGCCTGCAAGAGCAGAGCATACTCCGGGAAATGATGACAACCAGATATTTCACGAGGCTTATGATGTTGTTTTGTATCTGGGCATCATTGACATATTACAAGAGTACAACATAACCAAGAAGATAGAACATGCATACAAGTCTATCCAGTTTGATTCCATTTCCATATCTGCCGTGGATCCTACTTTCTATTCCCAGAGGTTCCTGGAATTTATTCAGAAGGTGTTCCCTCCAAATACAGTAGCAAATTAG